The sequence CCCATTGCCGCAGATCGTCAAAATTCACGTCGGCAGTGATGTCCTGACGTCCGGGCAGGTCGAGGATTTCCGTGCCGCTTAAGCGCTGTTGTCCGCGGTAGGCGCGCAAAGTTCCGTGCGGACGGCGCTGATAAATCTCGTCGGTCGTTCCGCCGTAGTCGATGGAGAGCATCGCGCCCTCGCGCCACACAGCGGCGAGGTCCTTCGTCCATTTATGCACCGACTCGAATACCTCGATGCGCTGACCCTCCGGCCATGCGCGTTCAAAAGTCTGTGAGTCTGGCAGCGGACGCTGCGGAGGGACAAAGGTTTCCGTCAATTTGCCATCAACCACGCGCAGATGCAGCTCGGTCCAGCCATTACTCTCTTTGCGGAATACACGGCACGGAAACGCATCAAAAAACTCATTGTGGTAGATTAGAGCCTTTCCGTCGCAGGTGCCCAACGCTTCGCTGATCGTGTTGTGCCAGGTTGCGCGCTTCACTGTTCGTTGCTGCAACTCGCGCAGGGAGTGCGACGTCTCGACCAAATGCAGGGCGATGCGCTGCCGTTTCCAAAAACCCAAGTTTTTCATCGTCTCGCGGGCGAGTGATCCTTCCCCAGGGCCGCACTCGATGACCGCGTAGTGTTTCCATCCGCGAGACGCCGCCTCCTTCTGCAACCATTGCGCCACAGCTTTGCCAAGCAACGGCGAGCGCTGCGGCACGGTAGTGAAATCCCCATGCGGTCCGATCCCGCGGATGTTGCGCGCGTAATACCCGTCCTGCGGATGATGCAGGGCGATGCCCATGAAAGTGTCGAACCGAATTGCCCCTCCATTTTCGTCGAGAGCGGATTGCAGGGCTTGGCGGACGGTGGACATCGCCAACTACCAGCCGCGCACTACGCCATAGCCGTCGAAGCAAGTGTCCCGAGAAACGATTCCGAAGCGCCGTCGCAGTGCCTGGGCGGCAAGCATGCGGTCGAAGGGATCGCGATGGTGAAGGGGAAGGTCTTCCATGCGCCGGCAGTCCCGAGCCTCGAGGTCGAGGCGAATGATACCGGCTTCTTCGAGAGCCCGCGGAATCACAATGTCCCAATCGTCTTCGATCTCGAAATCGAAACCTTTGCCACCGCGTTTGAGGGCAATCTCCCAAAACGAGACCGTCGCATAGTAAACCGGCAGTTCACCGTCGATGTGGCGTTTGGCGGCGGGGCTGAGGCGCCGGTCGGCATAAAGCGCCCAGAGCAGTGCGTGTGTGTCCAAAAGCCACGCCCGGACCGCGACGGACTTCACTTTCGCGGCACGCCGAAGTCATCGGCCACTTGCTGCGAAGCCGCCGGACTATCGAAGCCCTTGCCCATCCGGTAGGGGCGACCGGCCAATCCGCCGATGCGGGTGCATGGACGTTTCTTGGCCAGTGGAACCAGCTTGGCCACTGGTTGATCGCGCCGAGCGATGACGACTTCGGCACCCCGCTCGACCTTGTCGAGGAAAGCGGAGAGTTTGGCTTTGGCTTCGTGGACGGTCACCTGCATTGCCTCAAGTTAGTCATCATGACCAAGTCTGTCAATGCTGTCTGCATTGCTCCGCCTCCACCGCACAGGCAGAGTGTCGCGGTGGATCCGCGGCAACTGCCCATTTACGAGATTGAGGACCGCATCGTCGAGGCGGCGAAGGCGCAATCGCGCCTGATCCTGCGCGCCCCGACCGGATCGGGTAAATCGACCCAAGTCCCGCAGATGCTGCTCGATCGCGTCCTGCCCGAGGTCGGGCAGATTGTCGTTCTTCAACCCCGCCGCATGGCGGCGCGCATGCTCGCTTCACGCGTGGCGCAGGAGCGCGGGGAACCGCTCGGAGAGACCGTCGGTTACCAAGTGCGCATGGAGGGAAAAAGTTCGGCCCGAACGCGCATCCTTTACGTGACCGAAGGAATCCTCCTGCGGCGCATGATCGGCGATCCGGAATTGCACGGTGTGTCCGCCGTTGTCTTCGACGAATTTCACGAACGTCATCTTTACGGCGACATCACGCTGGCGCGCGCTTTGGACCTGCAGGAATCATCGCGCCCCGATCTCAAAATCGTCGTCATGTCGGCCACGCTGGA comes from Chthoniobacterales bacterium and encodes:
- a CDS encoding type II toxin-antitoxin system VapC family toxin — encoded protein: MKSVAVRAWLLDTHALLWALYADRRLSPAAKRHIDGELPVYYATVSFWEIALKRGGKGFDFEIEDDWDIVIPRALEEAGIIRLDLEARDCRRMEDLPLHHRDPFDRMLAAQALRRRFGIVSRDTCFDGYGVVRGW
- a CDS encoding type II toxin-antitoxin system prevent-host-death family antitoxin; translation: MQVTVHEAKAKLSAFLDKVERGAEVVIARRDQPVAKLVPLAKKRPCTRIGGLAGRPYRMGKGFDSPAASQQVADDFGVPRK